Genomic segment of Anaerobacillus alkaliphilus:
CTAGAACATATGGAGCCAAAATATAAGCAAGAAACGCTTTCAAATCAAATTAAACAGATGTTACCAATAATGACCAATAAATGGCAAAAGCCTAAAAATGAAGAGAATTAACTCTATCATTTTATTGACAGTGATATTGTATTAAAGTATCATGATAATGTCCTAGTATAATGAGTATTACCATAGTCCGGAGGGACTTATTATAAAATGTAAGGAGGGAAATATGAGTGAGTGAGAAAGAACATAAAGTATCAAGACGTCAGTTTTTAAATTATACGTTAACAGGTGTTGGAGGATTTATGGCTGCTGGTATTACTTTACCAATGGTGCGTTTTGCCCTTGATCCAGCTTTAAAACCTGGTGAAGAAACAGAAATGGTAGCGGTAGCACAAGTGAATCAACTTTCTAATGAGCCAAAGCGATTTGACTTTAAGATTAACCAAGTTGATGCTTGGTATGAATCAGAAGTATCTCGTTCTGCTTGGATTTATGAAGAAGGCGGTCAAATTGTTGCGCTATCACCAGTATGTACACACTTAGGCTGTACAGTTGACTGGAATACAAGTGATGATCATCCAAATCGCTTCTTCTGCCCATGTCACTATGGAGCTTTTGAAAAAGATGGAAAAAACGTAGATCGTACTCCGCCAACGCAACCGTTATTTGTTTATGACCTTGAAGTTCGCGACGGTACTGTTTATTTAGGAAGACCAAGACCACAGGTGTAAGGAGGCGTAATAATTGTTAAATAAGATTTATAATTGGGTAGACGAACGTCTAGATATTACGCCAATGTGGCGTGATATTGCTGATCATGAAGTGCCTGAGCATGTTAACCCAGCTCACCACTTTTCAGCATTTGTATATTGTTTTGGGGGTTTAACGTTTTTTATTACCGTAATTCAAATTTTATCTGGTATGTTTTTAACAATGTATTACGTACCTGATATCATTAATGCATACCAGTCTGTATACTACTTGCAAAATGAAGTGACATTTGGGGTAATCGTACGTGGCATGCATCACTGGGGTGCAAGTTTAGTTATCGTTATGATGTTTCTACATACGTTACGTGTTTTCTTTACAGGCTCTTACAAAAAGCCTCGTGAATTAAACTGGGTTGTAGGAGTACTTATTTTCTTTGTTATGTTAGGTTTAGGGTTTACGGGTTATTTATTACCTTGGGATATGAAAGCATACTTTGCAACAGTAGTAGGATTACAAATTGCTGAGAGTGCACCTATCATTGGTGGATTTGCAAAGACTTTATTAGCCGGTGGAGAAATTATTGGGGCACAAACGTTAACTAGATTTTTTGCCATCCATGTATTCTTCTTACCAGGTGCATTACTAGGTTTACTAGGAGCTCACTTTGTGATGATCCGTAAACAAGGTATCTCTGGACCGTTGTAAAAACTACGTTAATTTATAGGCAAAAGGAGGGAAAACTATGCATCGTGGGAAAGGAATGAAATTTGTTGGGGATTCTCGTGTGCCGGCTGAAAGAAAGCCGAACATTCCCAAAGACTATTCTGAATACCCTGGGAAAACAGAGGCATTTTGGCCAAACTTCTTACTTAAAGAATGGATGGTTGGTGCAGTTTTCTTAGTTGGTTATTTATGTTTAACAGTTGCTCACTACTCACCACTTGAACGTGTTGCTGATCCAACAGACGCAAGTTATATTCCATTACCAGACTGGTATTTCTTATTTTTATACCAATTATTGAAATATGAATTTGCTTCAGGGGATTATACGGTTCTTGGGGCCGTAGTTATTCCAGGTATTGCTTTCGGAGCTTTATTATTAGCGCCATTTTTAGATACAAGTGCTGAACGTCGACCAATTAAAAGACCAATAGCATCTGGGCTAATGTTACTGGGAATAGCTTCAATCTTTTGGTTAACTTACGAGTCAGTTGCTAGCCATGACTGGGAAGCTGCTGCAAAACAAGGTGCGATTGTTGAAGAAAAGGAAATTAATACTGATGCTGAAGGATATCAAATTTGGCTACAACAAGGTGCATGTATAGGCTGTCACGGTGAAAACATGCAAGGAAATCCTGGTGTTGCCCCTTCGGTATTCGAACATGATTACACAAAAGAAGAAATCATCAAAATTATCACAGAAGGTGCCCCAGGAATGCCAGCAGGTCTTTTCGCTGGAACACCTGAAGAACTTGAAATTTTAGCAGAGTACATTGCTGCTGATGGGCAACCTGAATAAGAAAGAAAAAGCTGACATTTATGTCAGCTTTTTTTCTAAATGGAGGAAAAAATGATTAGTCAAATTCTCTACCTTTTTAAGCAACGATCTGTATTAGTTATTTTATTGATGGCTAATCTGATCGGTACAATCTATGGATATTGGTGGTATAAGGACCAGTTGGCAATTACGCCATCACATTTTTACATCTTTGTTCCAGACAGTCCAACTGCAAGTCTTTTTCTAGTTTTTGTTTTGGTAATGTTTTTGTTCAAAAAAAACTGGCCGTTGATGGAGGCCTTTGCTGCTGTTACCTTAATTAAGTATGGGGTATGGGCAGTTGTTATGAACATTGCTGCGGGCGTAGCTGGATCAACATTAATGTGGCAAAACTATATGTTAATTGCCTCTCATTTAGCAATGGCACTACAGGCAATTCTTTTTGCTCCTTTTTTTCGAATTAAACCATGGCATTTAGTTGTTGTTGCTGTATGGACGTTACATAATGATGTGATTGATTATGTTTTTGGAATGCACCCTTGGGTTTCTAGATCTTTATATGACTATGTGCCTCATATAGGGTATTTTACGTTTTGGTTGAGTATCTTTTCACTATTCATGGTTTATTACATAGCAGTAAGAAAAACACGCTACAAACTCAATTTGTAGGTCTACTCTTGTCCACCTCTTCATAGGATTTAATTAGAAGAAGAGGAGGGACAGGCATGCACAAGAAGATGCTCGTTTTTATTTGTTTATTTTTTCTTGTTTTTTCTACCAGTGTTCATGCAGAAAAGGACGTAGAACAAAAAGACTGGCAACATTTAAACAAAACAGCGGATAAAATACTCCAGCTTGTAAAGGAAGAAAAATATAGTGAAGCAAAGCAGGTTATGGACTTTTTCTCTAAACAATTTTTAGCAATTCGTTACGATGATCAAAATTTGTCCATGACACATCTTCGCTTAATTACTACTTCTTATGAAAAAGCTATGGGGGCTGTTACAAGTGCAGGAGCAAGCCATGAAGAAAGAGTATTAGCTGTTTCGGAATTTCGTCTAGTTATTGATGCGCTCGTATCAGAACACCATCCGTTGTGGAAAAATACTGAGACTCAAGTAATGAATTATTTTGCAAAGATGAGAGAGGCCGTTTCAAGCGGCGACAACAATGCCTTTCAACATCATTTTAATGGTTTCTTACAAAGGTATGCAGTAATTCGCCCTGCAATCATGATTGATTTATTACCGCATCAATTTCAAAGAATTGATTCCCATGTAAAATTTGTTGAGAGATATCGTGCGACAATTATTAATGATGAGGATAAATCAAAACATTTAAAACTAATGGAAGAAGATTTTGCAAACCTATATAAAGGTTTCGAGGAAGATCAAGCCGATCCGTCATTATGGTGGGTCATTCTATCAATTGGTGGAACAATACTAATGTCGCTTTCTTATGTGGGCTATAGGAAATACAAAGGTGAAAAAAGTAAAGTAAAGATGAAACAAAAATAGATTCCTTGTCGAAATAATTGACACAGAAAAGAAGTTTCACTAAAATTATAGATAAATACTATTTGAGTGTTCTCACTCAAACTACAACGGAGGTTATTTGATCGATGGGTTTCTTAATTTATTTTGCCATACTTATCATTATCCCGATCTGGGCACAAATGAAGGTGAAGAGTGCGTACAAAAAGTATTCACAAGTACCAGCTTCATCTGGTATGACAGGAGCGCAAGTAGCTCGAAAAATTTTAGACGATAATGGACTATATAATGTAACAGTAGAGCCAATCCCAGGAAAGCTTACTGATCATTATGACCCGCGAGCAAAAGCAGTACGTTTGTCTGAGGAAAATTACTATGGGCATTCTGTAGCAGGTGCTGCAGTTGCAGCTCACGAAGTTGGGCATGCGATGCAAGATGCTGAGGATTATGCTTTTTTACGTTTCCGCCATGCACTAGTGCCAGTAGCAAACTTTGGATCGAACAGTGCAATTTTTATCATTTTAGCAGGTATTTTAATGTCAATTCCAAACTTACTTTTACTAGGAATTGTTTTTATGGCTGCAGCTGTAGTATTCCAACTTGTTACCTTACCAGTTGAATTTAACGCATCAAGTCGCGCGATGGAACAAATCGTTTCTGTAGGTGTCATTCGAAACAATGAAGAACGAGAAACGAAAAAAGTTTTAGATGCTGCTGCATTGACATACGTAGCTGCTGCTGTAGTTGCCGTAATGGAACTTTTACGTTTCGTATTAATGTATATCGGAATGCGTAACGACGATTAAAACTAAAGGATGGACCGCAAGTAGCGGGCCATCCTTTTTCTATGCTTCAACCACTTGATTTTAATTCACAATTCAAAATTGACAATTGATAATTATTCTCTAGTGTTCAATTGGACGTTTATACTCATCCAAAGTAAAGCCTTCACCCATAACATCTTGAACATCATTGACCGTAACAAAGGCATGGGGATCGACCTTCTCAACAATTCCTTTTAAGCGAATAATTTCATTTCGACTTACAACGCAATACAGAATTTCTTTATCAAGTCCTGAGAAACTACCTGTCCCTTTTAAAATGGTGACTCCGCGATCCATTTGTTGAAGAATGCAGCTTGAAATTTCTTTGGACTTATCTGAAATGATAAAAGCAGCTTTACCGGAATATGCCCCTTGTATCATGAAATCAATTACTTTCGCACTAATAAAAACCGCTACTAATGTATACATACCTTCGCGATAGTTTAAGTAGAAGATAATTGAGGAAGTTATAACAGCTGCATCAAACAGAAACATTGTTTTCCCCATACTCCAACCGTAGTACTTAAACCCAAGCCTAGCGATAATATCGACGCCTCCGGTTGTTCCACCGAAACGAAAGACGATTCCAAGCCCGACCCCAATGAACACCCCAGCAAACAGTGCAACAAGAGTCATGTCGTCATGAAGAGGGATTTCGAGAAATCGGTATCTTTGAAAAATAAATAGAAATAGTGATAAGCTTGTCGTTCCGATTAGAGTATAAATAAACGCATTTCTTCCAAGTACTTTCCAACCGATAAAAAACAATGGGATATTTAATAGTAGGTTAGTATAGGCAGGATCAAAGCCAAACATAAAAAACAGAATAAGTGTTATTCCAGTAAAACCACCGTCTGCTAGGTTATTTTCCATATTAAAATAGACGAGTCCAAACGACATAATTGCCGCACCTAATAGGATATAAAAAACATTTTTGAATTTAATTGGTGTATTCATAATTCAGTCCCTTTTCATAATTTTTCCATGTGTTCCGCGAACTATATTATACCGGAATTTTTACAATAAATAAATCAAGGATATAATGTTAATGATGAACACGATTAGTGAACTGGTAAATAGCTTTATA
This window contains:
- a CDS encoding ubiquinol-cytochrome c reductase iron-sulfur subunit; this encodes MSEKEHKVSRRQFLNYTLTGVGGFMAAGITLPMVRFALDPALKPGEETEMVAVAQVNQLSNEPKRFDFKINQVDAWYESEVSRSAWIYEEGGQIVALSPVCTHLGCTVDWNTSDDHPNRFFCPCHYGAFEKDGKNVDRTPPTQPLFVYDLEVRDGTVYLGRPRPQV
- the qcrB gene encoding menaquinol-cytochrome c reductase cytochrome b subunit translates to MLNKIYNWVDERLDITPMWRDIADHEVPEHVNPAHHFSAFVYCFGGLTFFITVIQILSGMFLTMYYVPDIINAYQSVYYLQNEVTFGVIVRGMHHWGASLVIVMMFLHTLRVFFTGSYKKPRELNWVVGVLIFFVMLGLGFTGYLLPWDMKAYFATVVGLQIAESAPIIGGFAKTLLAGGEIIGAQTLTRFFAIHVFFLPGALLGLLGAHFVMIRKQGISGPL
- a CDS encoding menaquinol-cytochrome c reductase cytochrome b/c subunit — translated: MHRGKGMKFVGDSRVPAERKPNIPKDYSEYPGKTEAFWPNFLLKEWMVGAVFLVGYLCLTVAHYSPLERVADPTDASYIPLPDWYFLFLYQLLKYEFASGDYTVLGAVVIPGIAFGALLLAPFLDTSAERRPIKRPIASGLMLLGIASIFWLTYESVASHDWEAAAKQGAIVEEKEINTDAEGYQIWLQQGACIGCHGENMQGNPGVAPSVFEHDYTKEEIIKIITEGAPGMPAGLFAGTPEELEILAEYIAADGQPE
- a CDS encoding DUF1405 domain-containing protein, with product MISQILYLFKQRSVLVILLMANLIGTIYGYWWYKDQLAITPSHFYIFVPDSPTASLFLVFVLVMFLFKKNWPLMEAFAAVTLIKYGVWAVVMNIAAGVAGSTLMWQNYMLIASHLAMALQAILFAPFFRIKPWHLVVVAVWTLHNDVIDYVFGMHPWVSRSLYDYVPHIGYFTFWLSIFSLFMVYYIAVRKTRYKLNL
- the ypjB gene encoding sporulation protein YpjB, which produces MHKKMLVFICLFFLVFSTSVHAEKDVEQKDWQHLNKTADKILQLVKEEKYSEAKQVMDFFSKQFLAIRYDDQNLSMTHLRLITTSYEKAMGAVTSAGASHEERVLAVSEFRLVIDALVSEHHPLWKNTETQVMNYFAKMREAVSSGDNNAFQHHFNGFLQRYAVIRPAIMIDLLPHQFQRIDSHVKFVERYRATIINDEDKSKHLKLMEEDFANLYKGFEEDQADPSLWWVILSIGGTILMSLSYVGYRKYKGEKSKVKMKQK
- a CDS encoding zinc metallopeptidase, translated to MGFLIYFAILIIIPIWAQMKVKSAYKKYSQVPASSGMTGAQVARKILDDNGLYNVTVEPIPGKLTDHYDPRAKAVRLSEENYYGHSVAGAAVAAHEVGHAMQDAEDYAFLRFRHALVPVANFGSNSAIFIILAGILMSIPNLLLLGIVFMAAAVVFQLVTLPVEFNASSRAMEQIVSVGVIRNNEERETKKVLDAAALTYVAAAVVAVMELLRFVLMYIGMRNDD
- a CDS encoding YitT family protein, producing MNTPIKFKNVFYILLGAAIMSFGLVYFNMENNLADGGFTGITLILFFMFGFDPAYTNLLLNIPLFFIGWKVLGRNAFIYTLIGTTSLSLFLFIFQRYRFLEIPLHDDMTLVALFAGVFIGVGLGIVFRFGGTTGGVDIIARLGFKYYGWSMGKTMFLFDAAVITSSIIFYLNYREGMYTLVAVFISAKVIDFMIQGAYSGKAAFIISDKSKEISSCILQQMDRGVTILKGTGSFSGLDKEILYCVVSRNEIIRLKGIVEKVDPHAFVTVNDVQDVMGEGFTLDEYKRPIEH